Part of the Halopenitus persicus genome is shown below.
TCGTTAGACAAACGTTGTCAGATCTGTTCAATTATGTCGTGACGTATTTCAATTGGTGGTTTATAGCTCTGAGCCTCATTCTCGTTATATTTTTTGTGGGGCTGATGATTTCGAAATATGGCCGTCTCCGGTTGGGTGGGGAAGAAGCGGACGTTGAGTTCGGTTGGTTCTCTTGGCTTTCGATGATCTTCACAGTCGGTTATTCGAGTTCGGTGTTATTCTATGGTGTTGCAGAACCGATTGCTATTGTTAACAACCCACCAGATACACTACCAACCTATGGAGAACCAATTGAGGTCGTTGCCCTATCATATATGTTCATACATGATATTATGCCTGGCCTCATTGCCTGGTATCTTCCGTTTGGAATCGCATTTGGGCTGATCGCCTGGGGTAAGGGAACTTGGAAGATCAGTACGTTACTCGAACCAATTCTCGATCGAGATCGATATAGCACCGTCTTCTCTATTGTGGATCTACTCACACTTATTGCGATCGTTGGTGGAGTTGCTACTGGACTAGGATTCATAAGTAGCCAGATATCGTCCATCATAGGGATGGTGTATGGGATTCATTCGCAACTTCTAATAACATTAGTTTTCATTGCTATCGCTCTGATATTCTTACTAGATGTGATGGCTGGCCTGGAAAACGGCATTCGAAACGCCGCTCGACTGGCCGTCATTATGAACACGTTGCTAATTGGTATTCTGGTCGTCGTTGGACCGAAATTATTCATCGCCGAGCTAGGGCTCGATGCAACGGGTTTTTGGCTGAATAATATGCCGCGTCTGATGACATACACCGGGTCGACAAGCACGAGTCTCTGGTCAAACTATTGGACTGGCTTCTGGTGGGCTTGGTGGGCCGCTTGGGGGATCTTCGTGGGTAGCTTCGTTGCACGAGTTTCAAAAGGTAGAACGATCCGCGAAGTCTTCCTGGGGTTAGGCATTGCACCGACCGTATTCTTACTGATCCAGCACTCCGTCCTTGCGGGATGGGCGTTGCATCCGAACTACATTAATGAAATCACAGCAGCGTATCTAGAACAGGGGCAAGCTGCAGCACTAAGTACCCTCATTACAGTCGCACCCTATTCTAATCTCATCGGTGTCTTAGTCTTAATCGCGTTTGTGAGTTATATACTTACGTCTCTTGATTCAGCCGTCTATATGCTTGCAGCAATTAACACGGGTGAGCAAGAACCAAATCAACGGAACCGTGCCGTCTGGGGAGTCCTCCTGATCAGTATTGGAATTATGACGACCTATCTCGGAGGTGGAGCAGGTGTCTTACAGTCCTTGTCTACATCACTTGCACTACCATTCACGGTGCTATACCTAGTCGTGTTGGTTAGCATCTATGTGGTAGTGAAAAATAGATACCATAATAATTATGTTACTATTAGTGATTTGCTCGATCAAAGAAAGGCTACCGTCGAACCAGTACAGTCTGAAGGAGGGCGGAAGGATCAACCGAAACCAGTTGCTGATGGTGAAGGTGGAGAATCAAAATAGCGCTCCGAAATTTCACTAGACGGAACAACTACCACTCCGTTATTTCGTAGAAAAAGACGAGTTTTTTATATCTTCACAATTACGTATCATTACTCCTTTCACCGTCGCGAAGACTCGCTACCGCGTCGAGGCTAAAACCACTTCCTCGAAAGGATAAAGTACGATATTTCCGGCGGCTACTTGACCAACTCAAAGAAATGGAACATACGGATGACCTCTAGGTTACCAGGAAAGCGTCGTCAGTCTAGAGGTTCTTGCGGTGGCCGCGGTCACGATACCAAGCCTTCCACGATGCACTCCGCGAATACGGTATCTAATCGAGGATCAAACCCGTAAATCGTTCCGGATATGCACGTAAGCACCTCCACAATATTCTTATACTTCCAATAGCCTTATCAGATACTAATTTAATTATGTGATATGCGCTTTGACCCGACAAAGACTGCCCTTGTGGTAGTGGATATGCAGAATGGATTCGCCAAACCAGATGGGTGTCTGTATGATGCTTCAAGCAACAACGCGATCGATAACATATCTGAATTAATAGAACTAATGCGGGAGGCCAATGCCGAAATCATCTTTACTCGAGACATCCATCCACCAGAACAGTTCAAGCAATCATATTCCTATGATGAATCCACCCGTTGGGGAGACTATATTGTAGAGAACAGTTGGGACGCAAACATAGTCGATGAATTCGAGATACACGACGACGATCATATCGTCGATAAATACACGTATGATGCTTTCAACGAGACTGGATTGGAGGCCTTCCTATCAACACACGGTCTTACTGACTTAATTTTCTGTGGTACTCAAGCAAGTATTTGCGTACTCCATACCGCAAGAAGCGCCGCGCTTCTTGATTTCCGATCCGTTATCGTATCCGATGCAGTCGGCTACAGATCGACGAAATGGCGGGATTTTGCATTAGAACATTTTAGCCTCGCATTCGGGGAAACAATCACTCGTGAGAGTGTTGCATTCACTCAACAATAACTTAATTACGTCGTGAAAATCCGATCTAATGATGATTTGATGTTTTCGGCGTCTTAATCGTGTATTCAATAATATGATTGAGTGACATTAATTATAAATAATTCACACAAATTGTATTGCTGAGTCAAGGATCTAATAAACCAAATTTAATCCGATGTCATCGGCAGCTGCACGCAACCGATCCAATAACTCCCCCTCACAGCGCTCCTTATCGACCCGATAAGCCGGACCGGCAACTGCGAGTGCCCCCCGAACCGTGTCTTGAGAAATGAGAGGCACAGCGACGGCGTTCATTTCTCGAATGCCTTCCCCGAGGTTCAATGCGTATCCCTGGTCGCGAGCTTGGTTCAGCTCCTCCGTGAGTTCTTCAGGGTCGGTGATCGAGTTTTCCGTTTGTTTTGGTAGACCAGATTCCTCAATGATTTCAGTCGTCTTCTCATCCGGAAGGTGAGCAAGAATAACCTTCCCGCCGGAGTTCACGTGCATATGCTCCCATGATCCAATAAGCGCATTCACGTTGATTTCGTCATTGGGATCGCGACCGTCCAAGTACATCAATCGACCATTTTCGTGGGTCATTAACCAAGAGGATTCACCGGTGTCCGCCGCAATTTGGTTGAGGACGGGAAAGGCAGCCGAATAAACATCTCGTTCGATACGTGTGTATTGACCATACCTAAACAGTTCTAAGCCGAGGTGGTATTTTCCGTTGCGTTTTACAATAAAGCCGTGAGACTGCATTGTTTTTAGATGGCTATGAACCGAACTCTTTGCTAAATTCAATTTGTTTGCTAGTGTAGTAACGCCGATACCGTTTGCGTCACGTACCTCCTCGATGATCGCTAAGAGCGTCTCATCGGACTTCACCAGACGATCGGTAGTTGAATCCGAATTCATATATTATTCATGACTATGGAACGTACTAACAGTTACGAGAATCCCCCTAATAAATATATGAAATAATATATTTTACGTATCAAACAGGAATAGTATATGAATATAGGTCGTTTCGTTGGATCTCCCCACGATCCGTAGTAGCATTCATCGCGGGGAATAGGACTCGAATCCGAACTAGTGATGGTGACTATTCTCAGATCACCTATATAAACATCATAATTATAAACTGTGTATTGATATTATATGACAACGAACTTATGAGACAAAGTCGTTTAGAACTGCTGCGGAGATCACGCGAGATCCGAACAAAAACGCGGATGATCGAACACCAACTGATCCGATCCAAGTTCTCCAAGTTTCACAACGCATATTTATGTCAGATGGATTTGGAGAACGGCGGTAGCAGGTATGTTTCGGCGATCGCTCCGAACTATGAATATTTGGTAATGACAAAGACTAAGCGTCTCGAGAGAGATGCGGTACCATGGCACGGGACGCCGGAAAACGAACCATCCAATCGGTCGATCGGGGATGTGAGCTCCTGGAGGCCCTCCGCCGGAACGGGCCGTCGACGATCTCGGAGCTGGCGTCCGACTCGGAGCTGTCGGCGGGCAGCGTCCACACGTACCTCTCGACGCTGCGGGACCACGGTTTCGTGGACAAGGACGGAACGGAGTACCGGCTCGGCTCGATGTTCATTCCCTTCGGCATTCGAGCCCGGAACCGATCGACGCTGTACGCGGCCTCGAGGACGATCATCCAGGAACTCGCGCTCGAAACGGGCGGTTGCGTTCACCTGCAGACCGAGTACGATAACCGGCTCCTCATCCTGGAGGAGGTATACGGGGAGAACGCCATCGGCAAGGACTTCCACATCGAGAAACGTGGCCGGCTCCAGCGACACGTCAACTGTACTGCGGGCGGAAAGTCCATACTCGCGTATCTGCCCGAGTCGCGGGTCCACGAGATCCTCGACGATCATGGGCTCCCCTCGCGGACCTCCCGGACGATCACGGACCGGGAGCGGCTGCTGGAGGAGCTGGAGACGGTTCGGGACCGCGGCTACGCGCTCAACGACCAGGAACACATGCCGGGCATCCGAGCGGTGGGCGCCCCCATCCTGCACGACGAGGACGGGACAGTGCTCGGGGCCGTCAGCGTCTCGGGGTCGGCCGCGAGCTGGACCGGCGACCGGTTCGAGCGGACGCTCCCCGCGGCGGTCACGGAGGCGGCCAACGACATCGAGATACGGATCCATTCACGGGAGCGCGAGGTGTGAACTCACCGCCTGCCCGATCGGTTTCGGATTCGTCAATGTGAAATCCGGAGACGCTGTCGCGACCACTCGGCCGTGACGACGTCAAACTGACACGTATATAGCTGTAATATCCCTGCCGATCGGAACCAAAGAAGCGGCGACGTGCCGCCCTCGTCGAGGTCGTTTGGCAATGACAAACTCCGGGGCGCCGTCGAAACGCCGTCCGGACTCCACGAGCCGGTGGTCGGGGGCGGCGATCGAGTGTTCAGTGTTGACTCCCCCAAAATATTTATATAGATAGTGTACAATGGGTCGGTCGCATGGTAGAGGATGACTATTACGTGAGCATCGATACCGGCGGGACCTTCACCGACGGCTACGTGTCGTCTCCGGACGGATCGACGACGGTCAAGGTCCCGACGACGGACCACGACCTCACGGTGTGTTTCCGCAACTGCATCGACAAGGCGGCGGCCAAGCTCGACAAGCCGACCGAGGAGTTCCTCGTCGACACGGACGTCATCCGGTTCTCGACGACGATCGGGACGAACACGATCATCGAACGGTCGGGCCCGAAGATCGGGCTCATCGCGACCGCCGGCGAGGAGGACGACCTGTTCAGCGCCGAGGACGCGGACGAGGGACTGATCGCGGGCGATGACCTCGTGATCGGCGTCGAGGAGCGGACCGACGCGGACGGCGAGGTGGTCGACCCCGTCGACGCCGACGAGGTACAGGCGGCCGCCAAGACCCTGATGAACAGGGGCGCGAAGCTCCTGCTCATCAGCTTCGCCAACTCGTTTCACGACGAGACGAACGAGGAGCGGGCGCGCACGGTCATCGAGACCGAGTATCCGCCCCACTACCTCGGTCCCAACCAGGTGCTGACCGCCAACGAGGTCAGCAGCCGGCCGGGATATCGAACGCGAACGTACACGGCCCTGGTCAACGCGTACGTGCACCGGCCGATGGCCCGGTCGCTTTATAAGGCGGAGGACGACGCCCGAAACAGCGGCTACTCGAACCCGCTGCTCATCGGCCAGTCCACCGGCGGCGTCGCCGGCGTCTCCAAGACCGTCGCGTTACACACCTACAACTCCGGCCCGGTCGCGGGGGTGCTCGGGGCCGACGCGTTCCGGGAGCTGTACGACCTGGACTCGGTGATGAGCGCCGACATGGGCGGCACGAGCATCGACCTGGGAACGATCGTCGACGGCGAGCTCGAGCGAAACCTTCTGCCGGAGGTCGCGGACATGCCGGTCCACGTCCCGATGATCGACGTCCACACGGCGGGCGCCGGCGGCGGAAGCGTCGCCTCGGTGAGCGACGGGGAGCTCTCGGTCGGCCCCGAAAGCGCCGGCGCGGAGCCGGGCCCGGCGTGTTACGACCTCGGCGGATTCCAGCCGACGACGACGGACGCGGACGTCGCGCTGGGCTACATCGACCCGGACTACTTCCTCGGCGGGGACCAGCAGCTCAACGCGGACCGGGCCGAGGAGGCGCTCGAACGGCAGGTCGCCGACCCGCTCGGCGTCTCGGTCGCGGAGGCCGCGCTCCAGGTCAGACGGCGCGTCGATCGGAACATCGCCGACAGCATCGAATCGCAGCTGGCCGAGCGCGGCGAGGACCCGGCGGACGTCACCCTGATCGCCTACGGGGGCGCGGGGCCGACCCACTGCTGTACCTTCGCCGAGGCGGCCGGCATCAACCGCGTCATCACCGCCCCCGCGGCGGCCGAGTTCAGCGCCTTCGGCGGAGCGACCCTGGACGTCGAACACCGCTACTCGGAGGCGCTCGGCGAAACCGTCGTGGGCGACGTCCCCTCCGTCGACGAGAAGGCGTTCGATCGAACCGTCGAGCGGCTGGAGGCGGAGGCGATCCAGGACATGGCCGGGGAGGGGTTCGACGCGGACGACGTCGCGCTCCAAACGTCGATCCTGGCGCGTCTCGGCGACGAGACCCGCGAGGTCGACGTGCCGTCCCGGCTCGCGGGACCGGA
Proteins encoded:
- a CDS encoding BCCT family transporter; this encodes MVSTTYALGLENSTRSEKVVFILSASFSLALAIGGILYPEIVRQTLSDLFNYVVTYFNWWFIALSLILVIFFVGLMISKYGRLRLGGEEADVEFGWFSWLSMIFTVGYSSSVLFYGVAEPIAIVNNPPDTLPTYGEPIEVVALSYMFIHDIMPGLIAWYLPFGIAFGLIAWGKGTWKISTLLEPILDRDRYSTVFSIVDLLTLIAIVGGVATGLGFISSQISSIIGMVYGIHSQLLITLVFIAIALIFLLDVMAGLENGIRNAARLAVIMNTLLIGILVVVGPKLFIAELGLDATGFWLNNMPRLMTYTGSTSTSLWSNYWTGFWWAWWAAWGIFVGSFVARVSKGRTIREVFLGLGIAPTVFLLIQHSVLAGWALHPNYINEITAAYLEQGQAAALSTLITVAPYSNLIGVLVLIAFVSYILTSLDSAVYMLAAINTGEQEPNQRNRAVWGVLLISIGIMTTYLGGGAGVLQSLSTSLALPFTVLYLVVLVSIYVVVKNRYHNNYVTISDLLDQRKATVEPVQSEGGRKDQPKPVADGEGGESK
- a CDS encoding cysteine hydrolase family protein, whose amino-acid sequence is MRFDPTKTALVVVDMQNGFAKPDGCLYDASSNNAIDNISELIELMREANAEIIFTRDIHPPEQFKQSYSYDESTRWGDYIVENSWDANIVDEFEIHDDDHIVDKYTYDAFNETGLEAFLSTHGLTDLIFCGTQASICVLHTARSAALLDFRSVIVSDAVGYRSTKWRDFALEHFSLAFGETITRESVAFTQQ
- a CDS encoding IclR family transcriptional regulator is translated as MNSDSTTDRLVKSDETLLAIIEEVRDANGIGVTTLANKLNLAKSSVHSHLKTMQSHGFIVKRNGKYHLGLELFRYGQYTRIERDVYSAAFPVLNQIAADTGESSWLMTHENGRLMYLDGRDPNDEINVNALIGSWEHMHVNSGGKVILAHLPDEKTTEIIEESGLPKQTENSITDPEELTEELNQARDQGYALNLGEGIREMNAVAVPLISQDTVRGALAVAGPAYRVDKERCEGELLDRLRAAADDIGLNLVY
- a CDS encoding IclR family transcriptional regulator, producing MARDAGKRTIQSVDRGCELLEALRRNGPSTISELASDSELSAGSVHTYLSTLRDHGFVDKDGTEYRLGSMFIPFGIRARNRSTLYAASRTIIQELALETGGCVHLQTEYDNRLLILEEVYGENAIGKDFHIEKRGRLQRHVNCTAGGKSILAYLPESRVHEILDDHGLPSRTSRTITDRERLLEELETVRDRGYALNDQEHMPGIRAVGAPILHDEDGTVLGAVSVSGSAASWTGDRFERTLPAAVTEAANDIEIRIHSREREV
- a CDS encoding hydantoinase/oxoprolinase family protein produces the protein MVEDDYYVSIDTGGTFTDGYVSSPDGSTTVKVPTTDHDLTVCFRNCIDKAAAKLDKPTEEFLVDTDVIRFSTTIGTNTIIERSGPKIGLIATAGEEDDLFSAEDADEGLIAGDDLVIGVEERTDADGEVVDPVDADEVQAAAKTLMNRGAKLLLISFANSFHDETNEERARTVIETEYPPHYLGPNQVLTANEVSSRPGYRTRTYTALVNAYVHRPMARSLYKAEDDARNSGYSNPLLIGQSTGGVAGVSKTVALHTYNSGPVAGVLGADAFRELYDLDSVMSADMGGTSIDLGTIVDGELERNLLPEVADMPVHVPMIDVHTAGAGGGSVASVSDGELSVGPESAGAEPGPACYDLGGFQPTTTDADVALGYIDPDYFLGGDQQLNADRAEEALERQVADPLGVSVAEAALQVRRRVDRNIADSIESQLAERGEDPADVTLIAYGGAGPTHCCTFAEAAGINRVITAPAAAEFSAFGGATLDVEHRYSEALGETVVGDVPSVDEKAFDRTVERLEAEAIQDMAGEGFDADDVALQTSILARLGDETREVDVPSRLAGPDDLAPVIDAFDADPEDEIDLDTLVLTAVGPVATEDLDRHDLGDADPGDARKGSREAYWPVDGWVETDVYQREDLAPGNVVEGRALIEATDTTYVVPDGWTYTIDEYANGIIER